The nucleotide window GGGTTCTTTTCGCCTTTCCCTCACGGTACTGGTTCACTATCGGTCGATTACGAGTATTTAGCCTTGGAGGATGGTCCCCCCATCTTCAGACAGGATTTCACGTGTCCCGCCCTACTTTTCTCAAGCTTAGTTCCACACCAGGGTTTTCTCATACGGGGCTATCACCCACTATGGCCGGACTTTCCATTCCGTTTTGATAACACCGGTGCTAAATCTTGAAGGCTGGTCCCATTTCGCTCGCCACTACTTTGGGAATCTCGGTTGATTTCTTTTCCTGCAGCTACTTAGATGTTTCAGTTCGCCGCGTTCGCTTCGCTAGACCTATGTATTCAGTCTAGGATGACCCATTCGGGCCGGGTTTCCCCATTCGGACATTTGTGGATCAAAGCTTATTTGCCAGCTCCCCACAACTTTTCGCAGGCTATCGCGTCCTTCATCGCCTGTAATCGCCAAGGCATCCACCACATGCACTTATTCGCTTGACCCTATAACGAGAATGTCTCGTTACAGGTTGAGTTTTAGCGTTGTGCCGTATTCCAAGTCATCTTTCGATCACTTAAATACTAGTTGATACAATCACAACCCGTACAATTTCCACGCGCCATCTCTAACGCGTTTCCGTTGTACTACTACTTCTTCTAAATTGTTAAAGAACAAATAACTGCATGACATTGCTGTCATTCAAAAACATTCACATTCGTTGGGATTTACCGCAGACGTAAAAGCTTTTGACTGACATCGATGTGTGATCTAAGGAATTGGTGGAGGCAGACGGGATCGAACCGACGACCCCCTGCTTGCAAAGCAGGTGCTCTCCCAGCTGAGCTATGCCCCCATTTCAAGCCAGTTTCCACCGACTTGGTCAGGCGGTGGTTAGCTTGGTGGGTCTGGAAGGACTTGAACCTTCGACCCCCGCCTTATCAAGACGGTGCTCTAACCACCTGAGCTACAGACCCGACTTAGATCTACGCAGTCAACAACCGATAAGCGTGAACACTCAACTTCCAGTGCATGCTCTAGAAAGGAGGTGATCCAGCCGCAGGTTCCCCTACGGCTACCTTGTTACGACTTCACCCCAGTCATGAATCCTGCCGTGGTAAGCGCCCTCCTTACGGTTAGGCTACCTACTTCTGGCAAAACCCACTCCCATGGTGTGACGGGCGGTGTGTACAAGACCCGGGAACGTATTCACCGCGACATGCTGATCCGCGATTACTAGCGATTCCAACTTCACGCAGTCGAGTTGCAGACTGCGATCCGGACTACGATCGGTTTTCTGGGGTTAGCTCCATCTCGCGATTTGGCAGCCCTCTGTACCGACCATTGTATGACGTGTGAAGCCCTACCCATAAGGGCCATGAGGACTTGACGTCATCCCCACCTTCCTCCGGTTTGTCACCGGCAGTCTCCTTAGAGTGCTCTTGCGTAGCAACTAAGGACAAGGGTTGCGCTCGTTGCGGGACTTAACCCAACATCTCACGACACGAGCTGACGACAGCCATGCAGCACCTGTGTTACGGCTCTCTTTCGAGCACTCTCACCTTTCAGCAAGATTCCGTACATGTCAAGGGTAGGTAAGGTTTTTCGCGTTGCATCGAATTAATCCACATCATCCACCGCTTGTGCGGGTCCCCGTCAATTCCTTTGAGTTTTAATCTTGCGACCGTACTCCCCAGGCGGTCAACTTCACGCGTTAGCTTCGTTACTAAGGAAATGAATCCCCAACAACTAGTTGACATCGTTTAGGGCGTGGACTACCAGGGTATCTAATCCTGTTTGCTCCCCACGCTTTCGTGCATGAGCGTCAGTATTGGCCCAGGGGGCTGCCTTCGCCATCGGTATTCCTCCACATCTCTACGCATTTCACTGCTACACGTGGAATTCTACCCCCCTCTGCCATACTCTAGCCTTGCAGTCACGAATGCAGTTCCCAGGTTAAGCCCGGGGATTTCACATCCGTCTTACAAAACCGCCTGCGCACGCTTTACGCCCAGTAATTCCGATTAACGCTTGCACCCTACGTATTACCGCGGCTGCTGGCACGTAGTTAGCCGGTGCTTATTCTTCCGGTACCGTCATCCCCCCGAGGTATTAACCCAAAGGATTTCTTTCCGGACAAAAGTGCTTTACAACCCGAAGGCCTTCTTCACACACGCGGCATTGCTGGATCAGGCTTTCGCCCATTGTCCAAAATTCCCCACTGCTGCCTCCCGTAGGAGTCTGGGCCGTGTCTCAGTCCCAGTGTGGCTGGTCGTCCTCTCAGACCAGCTACAGATCGTCGCCTTGGTGAGCTTTTACCTCACCAACAAGCTAATCTGACATCGGCTGCTCTTGTAGCACGAGGCCCGAAGGTCCCCCGCTTTCCTCCTCAGAGCGTATGCGGTATTAATCCGGCTTTCGCCGAGCTATCCCCCACTACAAGGTACATTCCGATGTATTACTCACCCGTTCGCCACTCGCCACCAGGTGCAAGCACCCGTGCTGCCGTTCGACTTGCATGTGTAAGGCATGCCGCCAGCGTTCAATCTGAGCCAGGATCAAACTCTTCAGTTTAAACCTGTTACTGTTTTCGGTTTTTCGTGATAAATCACTTGAACCGGTCGCTCTCAAAGTATGCTGACAAGTTAATTACTTAACTTACCTATTACTATGTGAGCCTCAATAAATTTAAAGCTTATCTGCCGAAGCAGACGCACTTTTCATCGAGTGCCCACACTTATCGGTTGTTCAATTTTTAAAGATCAATCGCTTCGAACTTCGCTTCGTCGCATCATTACCGCGCCGTCGCTTCGTTTTCTGCGTCGCTGCATCAGCAGCAGAGAAGTGAGATTATGTCGCAGCTTCTCGTCGTCGTCAACAGTTTTTTTCGCTTCTTTTCGTTCGCCGCCGTAGCGACTCACAAGCTCCAAAACCACTAACCACCGGGCTTTCCAGCCCGTCGCTTCCTTCTGCTTCGCTGCTTTCGCTGCGTCGCTGTCGTTGCGAGAGACGGAATATTAGTGAAAACCCCGAACCATGGCAAGCACTTTGTGAAAATAATTTGAAAAGGCATGAAAAAGCCCCGTCGCGACGGGGCTTTTTCCTTATTCCGGACACCTAAGCCGTTACTTCTTGCCGAAGTAGCGCTGATAAATGGTGTCGTACGTGCCGTCAGCCTTGATCGCTTCGATCCCTTTGTTGATCTTCGCGAGCAACTCGGCATCGCCCTTGCGCACGGCAATCCCGTAATACTCCTTCGGGAAGTTGCTGTCCGCCACGGTGCGCAGGCTGGCATTGGGATTGTTCGCGATGAAGTTCACCACGACGCCGTTATCAGCCACCACCGCATCGACACCCCCCGCTTCCAGTTCCTTCATGGCGAGCGGCGTGCCCTCGAAGCGTTTGACCGCCGGGTTGTTCTTGCCCATCAGCTTCTGCACGACTTCATCCCCCGTCGTGGCCGTCTGCACGCCCACCTTGAGCGACTTCAGATCGTCAAAGCTCTTCACGCTGGAGCTGGCCGGCACGGCAATCAATTGCGACGCTTCGAAATAAGGCGTCGAGAAGTCCATTTGCTTGCGGCGCTCATCGGTAATCGTGATCGCCGAGATCAGGATGTCGCGATCGCCCTGCACCAGTGAATTGAAAATGCCCTCGAACGGCGTGTTGATGAACCGCACCGCAATGCCCGCCTTGTCAGCGACGGCCTTCATCACATCGATATCGAAGCCGGCGATCTGCCGGGTGTCGGTCTCATATTCGAACGGCGCATAGGCTGCGTCCGAACCCACGACGTAGACAGGCTGGGAACCATCCGGCCCGACCGAGCGGCCGGCAGCCGTTTCTTCTTTCTTCCCGCAGGCACCCAACAACAGCCCGGAAGACACCACCAGGGCCAGCGCAAATGCACGTCGCTTCATCGACATCGTCTCGTCCTTGCTGAAAAAACCGGCAGACTAACATACGACGGCCTCCAAAAAGGAGGCCGTCACAGTTTCTCACTCAGTTTCAGCGATGCTTGAAAACCGGCTTACGTTTTTCAACAAACGCCGCCATGCCTTCCTTCTGATCTTCAAGCGCAAACAAAGAATGGAACAGACGGCGCTCGAATTGCACGCCTTCATCCAGCGTCGATTCGAAAGCGCGATTCACGGCTTCCTTGGCTGCCATCACCACCGGCAGCGAGTATTCGCAAATCGTATTGGCCGCGCCCAGCGCTTCATCGAGCAACGTCGCGACCGGCACCACGCGCGACACCAACCCAGCGCGCTCCGCTTCGGCAGCGTCCATGAATCGCGCCGTCAGGCACATATCCATCGCCTTCGCCTTCGACACCGCGCGCGTCAGGCGTTGCGTGCCGCCTGCGCCCGGGATCACGCCGAGCTTGATTTCCGGCTGACCGAACTTGGCGTTGTCCGCGGCAATGATGAAGTCGCACATCATGGCCAGTTCGCACCCGCCGCCCAGCGCAAAACCCGAGACCGCCGCGATCACCGGCTTACGGATACGACGCACCGTCTCCCAGTTGCGCGTGATGTAGTCGCCCTTGAAGACATCGGCGAAGGTGTACTTCGACATCATGCCGATGTCGGCGCCCGCCGCGAATGCCTTCTCGCTGCCCGTGATCACCATGCAGCCGATCGCCTCGTCGGCGTCGAACGCCGTCAGCGCGGCGCCCAGTTCGTCCATCAGCGCATCATTCAGCGCGTTGAGGGCCTTCGGGCGGTTCAGCGTGATCAGACCGACGCGGCCACGCGTCTCCACCAGAATGTTCTCGTACGTCGTCATCCTCTTGTTCCTCCAGTCAAAGTCTCGTCTTGTGATTCAGGGGCTGGCATCTGCGCGACGTTTATGACAGCAGCGTCGGCGCAGTCACCGGAAACAGCCATAAGGCATAAGGCGATGGGCACGCTGCCGGCTCACGGGAGCATGGCAGCACGGCGGCGCGGGCGGCAGACCATGGATTGCGGCCGGCCGGGCGTCGACTGTAGTGGATAGGCATGATGCCATCGTTCCCCCGCCCACGCACCTCCCGTTCCGCCATGCAAACGGCCCGCCGGACACCGCCCCGCCGCCCCTTCGCACCACTGAAAAATTCGGGGAAAACCCGGCGTCATGACCTGCCACGCCCGAAAGATTTGATGCTATATTAACAAACCAACCGGTCGGTCAATTAATGTTGATGACGACCGAATGACAGCATGCCGTCTCCGCCGCCCGCAAGTCCTCGCTCGCGAGGGGGTGCGGGCAGACAGCGAACCCGCCAGCCGCACTCCGATACGGATAGACCCGCCACCATGACCCATCCCCTCTTCGCCAAACACCAAGAGACCCTTGAGCGCGCCCTTCAGGCCATCGCCACGCGTGGATACTGGAGCCCGTTTACCGAGATGCCGAGCCCGCGCGCCTATGGCGAGACGGCCGCCGCCGACGGTGAAGCCGCCTTCAAGCAGTATCTGAACGCCGCCTTCCCGCTCGAACAGCGCGGCAGCACCGGTAGCGCCGGTCAGGAAGCCTCGCCGTTCGGCTTCGCGCTCGGCACGACCTACCCCGGCTTCGAAATCGACACCCTGCTCGCCCGCGTGAGCGAAGCGCACAAGACGTACCGCGCCGCCACCCCGGACGCCTGGGTCGGTGTGTCGCTCGAAATTCTCAAGCGCCTGAATGCGCGCAGCTTCGAAATGGCCAACGCCGTGATGCACACGACCGGCCAGGCCTTCATGATGGCGTTTCAAGCCGGCGGCCCGCACGCGCAAGACCGTGGCCTCGAAGCCGTGGCCTACGCCTGGGACGAACTGCGCCGCATCCCCGCCGACGCCTACTGGGAAAAGCCGCAAGGCAAGAACCCGCCGCTCGCGATGGAAAAGCGCTACACCGTCGTGCCGCGTGGCGTCGCGCTGGTCCTCGGCTGCTGCACGTTCCCGACGTGGAACGGCTACCCCGGCTTGTTTGCCAGCCTCGCCACCGGCAACGCCGTGATCGTCAAGCCGCACCCGGGCGCAATTCTGCCGCTCGCCATTACCGTGAAGATCGCCCGTGAAGTGCTGGCCGAAGCCGGCTTCGATCCGGACGTGGTGACGCTTGCCGCGACCAACCCAAATGACGGCGAAATCGTCCAGCAACTGGCCAAGCGCGGCGAAGTGCGCGTGATCGACTTCACCGGCAGCACGGCCAACGGCGACTGGCTCGAAACCAACGCCCGTCAGGCGCAGGTCTTCACCGAGAAGGCCGGTGTGAACCAGATCGTGATCGACTCGGCCGACGACCTCAAGGGCGTGGCACGCAACATCGGCTTCTCGCTCGCCCTGTACTCGGGCCAGATGTGCACGGCACCGCAGAACATCTACATCCCGCGCGACGGCATCCAGACGGCGGAAGGCAAGGTGTCGTTCGACGACGTCGTCGCCGCCATTGCCGGCAGCGTGCAAAAGACATGCAGCGACCCCGCCAAGGCCGTCGAACTGCTCGGCGCCATTCAGAACGAAGGCGTGCTCGCCCGTATCGACGAAGCCCGCAAGGTCGGCCGCGTCGTGCTCGACAGCCAGACGCTGCAACACCCGGCCTTCGCCGATGCCCGCGTGCGCACGCCGCTGATCGTGGCGCTCGATGTGGCCGACGAAGCCGTCTACACCCGTGAATGGTTCGGCCCGATCGCCTTCGTGATCGCCGTGGACAGCGCCAAGCAAGCCTTCGAACTGGCCGGCCGTATTGCCGCCGAACATGGCGCACTGACGCTGTCGGCTTACACGACGTCCGCCGAAGGGGAAGCTCAGGCACTCGACGCCGCCATCGAAGGCCGCGTGGCTCTGTCGTTGAATCTGACCGGCGGTGTGTTCGTGAACCAGTCGGCGGCGTACTCGGACTACCACGGCACGGGCGGCAACCCGGCCGCCAACGCCAGCCTCGCCGACGCGGCCTTCGTCGCCAATCGCTTCCGTGTCGTGCAGAGCCGCCACCACGTGCCGGCCAAGTCCGACGCGGGCGCAGCTTAAGACAGCCAGACGACACCCGAGCGACACAGCACCCTTCTATATATAGAGCGCGAGCGCGCGCACCGGCAGCGGGAAGTCACTACCATAGTGACTCCTCGCGGCACGGTGATACCGGTGACATCCGAGGCGATCTCCGCCCGACGCCACTGCCCTGCGCGAACCCCGCCTTCCAAGACAGGAACGAGACATCATGACCGAAGCCTTTATCTGCGACGCGATCCGCACCCCCATCGGCCGTTACGGCGGTGCCCTGAAGGACGTTCGCGCCGACAACCTCGGTGCCATCCCCCTCAAGGCGCTCATGGCGCGCAATCCGAACGTAGACTGGCGCGCGATCGATGACGTGATCTACGGCTGCGCGAATCAGGCAGGTGAAGACAACCGCAACGTCGCACGCATGGCCGCCCTGCTGGCCGAATTGCCGATCGACGTGCCGGGCGCCACGCTCAACCGTCTGTGCGGCTCGGGTATGGACGCCATCGGCAGCGCCGCGCGCGCGATCAAGGCAGGCGAAGCCGGCCTGATGATCGCGGGTGGTGTCGAGTCGATGACCCGCGCGCCGTTCGTGATGGGCAAGGCCGACAGCGCGTTTGCGCGTCAGGCCGCCATCTTCGACACGACCATCGGCTGGCGTTTCATCAACCCGCTGATGAAGGCGCAATACGGTGTGGACTCGATGCCGGAGACGGCCGAGAACGTCGCCGACGACTTCAAGATCAGCCGCGCCGATCAGGATCTGTTCGCCCTGCGCAGCCAAGAGAAGGCCGCTCGTGCGCAAGCCGACGGCACGCTGGCACAAGAAATCACGCCGGTCTCGATCGCCCAGAAGAAGGGGGATCCGATCGTTGTCGAACACGACGAGCATCCGCGCGCGACCAGCCTCGAATCGCTGGCCAAGCTCAAGGGCGTCGTACGCCCGGACGGCACCGTGACCGCCGGCAATGCCTCGGGCGTGAACGACGGCGCATGCGCCCTGCTGCTGGCCAGCGAAAGCGCCGCCAAGCTGCATGGCCTGACGCCGCGCGCTCGCGTGCTGGGGATGGCGACGGCCGGCGTGGCACCGCGCATCATGGGCATCGGCCCGGCGCCGGCGACCGTCAAGCTGCTCAAGCAACTCGGCATGACGCTCGACCAGTTCGACGTGATCGAACTGAACGAAGCCTTCGCGAGCCAAGGGCTGGCGGTGCTGCGTCAACTCGGCATTGCCGACGACGACGCCCGCGTGAACCCGAACGGCGGCGCCATTGCACTGGGCCACCCGCTCGGCGCTTCGGGTGCCCGTCTCGTGACGACCGCGATGTATCAACTGCACCGCACCGGTGGCCGCTACGCCCTGTGCACGATGTGCATCGGCGTGGGTCAGGGTATCGCCATCGCCATTGAGCGTGTCTGATCGCACTTGAGTCCATTGGCGCGCGTGGCCATAACGATTTGACCACGCGCCTGCACGAGACACCCGGAGGAAGCCCCCGATGACTGCCACGATTCAACTGACGCTGGAAGCCAACGTCGCCACGATCACGCTCAACCGCCCGGAGAAGCTCAACAGCTTCACGCGGCAGATGCACGCCGAACTTCGCGAGGCCCTCGACGCCGCACAGGCACAGGGCGCACGCGCCATTGTGCTGACCGGCGCCGGACGCGGTTTCTGCGCGGGACAGGATCTGGCGGATCTCGACTTCACGCCGGGCGCCTCGACCGATTTGGGCGCGCTGATCGACGAGAACTTCAACCCGCTGGTACGCAAACTGCGCGCGATGCCGATGCCGGTGATTGCTGCCGTGAACGGCATTGCCGCGGGCGCGGGCGCCAATCTGGCGCTGGCTTGCGACATCGTGCTCGCCGCCAGTTCGGCGAACTTCCTGCAAGCGTTCGTGAAGATCGGCCTGCTGCCGGACACGGGCGGTACGTGGTTCCTGCCGCAACGTATCGGCATGGCACGGGCGATGGCGTTGGCGATGCTCGGCGACAAGCTCTCGGCCGAACAAGCTGCCGAGTGGGGCCTGATCTGGCGCTGCGTCGACGACGACGCGCTGACGGCCGAAGCCAACAAGCTCGCCACGCATCTCGCGACGCAACCGACGCGCGCGCTCGCCACCATCAAGGAAGCGCTGTATGCGTCGGCCACCAACACGCTCGATCAGCAACTCGATCTCGAGCGCGACGGCCAGCGTGCGCTGGGCGCGTCATATGACTACGCCGAAGGCGTGAACGCGTTCCTCGAAAAGCGCGCACCGAAGTTCGAAGGCCGCTGATTTTTCAGCACCGAAATAGCATTCGAAGAAAAAGCAGCGACGCACACGAACCGCCAAAACCACACGCGCCGCGCGAGAGACCAGACCACAAGAAGACTTAACAAGACTCACGAGACGAGAGACACCATGAGCCTGACCGCCCCCGCAGGAAACGCCGCATCCCCGGAAACCCTGTCGCCCGAAGCCCTGGCCCGTGCCACCGGCGAGGCGATGTACAGCACCGACCGCGCCAGCCAGTGGCTCGGCATGGAGTTGCAGGAAGTGCGCCCGGGCTACGCGCGCATGACAATGCG belongs to Pandoraea norimbergensis and includes:
- a CDS encoding enoyl-CoA hydratase; amino-acid sequence: MTTYENILVETRGRVGLITLNRPKALNALNDALMDELGAALTAFDADEAIGCMVITGSEKAFAAGADIGMMSKYTFADVFKGDYITRNWETVRRIRKPVIAAVSGFALGGGCELAMMCDFIIAADNAKFGQPEIKLGVIPGAGGTQRLTRAVSKAKAMDMCLTARFMDAAEAERAGLVSRVVPVATLLDEALGAANTICEYSLPVVMAAKEAVNRAFESTLDEGVQFERRLFHSLFALEDQKEGMAAFVEKRKPVFKHR
- a CDS encoding basic amino acid ABC transporter substrate-binding protein, with protein sequence MSMKRRAFALALVVSSGLLLGACGKKEETAAGRSVGPDGSQPVYVVGSDAAYAPFEYETDTRQIAGFDIDVMKAVADKAGIAVRFINTPFEGIFNSLVQGDRDILISAITITDERRKQMDFSTPYFEASQLIAVPASSSVKSFDDLKSLKVGVQTATTGDEVVQKLMGKNNPAVKRFEGTPLAMKELEAGGVDAVVADNGVVVNFIANNPNASLRTVADSNFPKEYYGIAVRKGDAELLAKINKGIEAIKADGTYDTIYQRYFGKK
- the paaG gene encoding 2-(1,2-epoxy-1,2-dihydrophenyl)acetyl-CoA isomerase PaaG, which translates into the protein MTATIQLTLEANVATITLNRPEKLNSFTRQMHAELREALDAAQAQGARAIVLTGAGRGFCAGQDLADLDFTPGASTDLGALIDENFNPLVRKLRAMPMPVIAAVNGIAAGAGANLALACDIVLAASSANFLQAFVKIGLLPDTGGTWFLPQRIGMARAMALAMLGDKLSAEQAAEWGLIWRCVDDDALTAEANKLATHLATQPTRALATIKEALYASATNTLDQQLDLERDGQRALGASYDYAEGVNAFLEKRAPKFEGR
- the pcaF gene encoding 3-oxoadipyl-CoA thiolase translates to MTEAFICDAIRTPIGRYGGALKDVRADNLGAIPLKALMARNPNVDWRAIDDVIYGCANQAGEDNRNVARMAALLAELPIDVPGATLNRLCGSGMDAIGSAARAIKAGEAGLMIAGGVESMTRAPFVMGKADSAFARQAAIFDTTIGWRFINPLMKAQYGVDSMPETAENVADDFKISRADQDLFALRSQEKAARAQADGTLAQEITPVSIAQKKGDPIVVEHDEHPRATSLESLAKLKGVVRPDGTVTAGNASGVNDGACALLLASESAAKLHGLTPRARVLGMATAGVAPRIMGIGPAPATVKLLKQLGMTLDQFDVIELNEAFASQGLAVLRQLGIADDDARVNPNGGAIALGHPLGASGARLVTTAMYQLHRTGGRYALCTMCIGVGQGIAIAIERV
- the paaN gene encoding phenylacetic acid degradation protein PaaN, which translates into the protein MTHPLFAKHQETLERALQAIATRGYWSPFTEMPSPRAYGETAAADGEAAFKQYLNAAFPLEQRGSTGSAGQEASPFGFALGTTYPGFEIDTLLARVSEAHKTYRAATPDAWVGVSLEILKRLNARSFEMANAVMHTTGQAFMMAFQAGGPHAQDRGLEAVAYAWDELRRIPADAYWEKPQGKNPPLAMEKRYTVVPRGVALVLGCCTFPTWNGYPGLFASLATGNAVIVKPHPGAILPLAITVKIAREVLAEAGFDPDVVTLAATNPNDGEIVQQLAKRGEVRVIDFTGSTANGDWLETNARQAQVFTEKAGVNQIVIDSADDLKGVARNIGFSLALYSGQMCTAPQNIYIPRDGIQTAEGKVSFDDVVAAIAGSVQKTCSDPAKAVELLGAIQNEGVLARIDEARKVGRVVLDSQTLQHPAFADARVRTPLIVALDVADEAVYTREWFGPIAFVIAVDSAKQAFELAGRIAAEHGALTLSAYTTSAEGEAQALDAAIEGRVALSLNLTGGVFVNQSAAYSDYHGTGGNPAANASLADAAFVANRFRVVQSRHHVPAKSDAGAA